GTGAAAGCCGAACACGACGCCGTTCGCACGAAGGCTGGCGTGTTCGACGTGTCCCACATGGGCGAATTTCGCGTGCAGGGCAGCGGCGCACTGGCGTTCCTGCAACACGTCACCACCAACGACGTCAGTAAACTGAAACCCGGCCGCGCGCAGTACAACTGGCTGCCCGGCGTGTCCGGCGGCCTCGTGGACGACATCTACATCTACATGGTCGCGCCAGACGAGTACCTGACGGTCGTGAACGCCAGCAACATCGCCAAGGACTGGGCGCACCTGCAACGCCACGCCGAAGGGTTCGACGTCACCCTGACCGACGAGAGCGACCGCTGGGGCCTGCTGGCCGCACAGGGCCCCCAGACCGAGAGCCTGCTGCAACCCCACACCGACACCGACCTGAGCAGCAAGAAGAAGAACGCCTTCTTCCCCGCCAAGCTCTTCGGCTTCGACGTGATGCTGGCCCGCACCGGGTACACCGGCGAGGACGGCTTCGAGGTGTTCACGGACGCCAGCGAGGCCGAGACCATCTGGGACAAACTGCTGGCCATCGGCCTGACGCCCGCCGGACTGGGCGCGCGTGACACCCTGCGCCTGGAAGCGGGCTTCCCGCTGTACGGGCACGAATTTTCAGACACCATCCACCCGCTGAGCAGCACCTACAGCTGGGTCGTGAAAGACAAGACCCACGTCGGGCACGAGCACATCCGCACGGCCCCCACCCAGACCCTGATCGGCCTGAAGCTGGAGCGCGTGCCGGTGCGTGAGGGCTACCCCGTCAAGGTCGGCGGCGAGATCGTCGGGCACGTCACGAGCGGCAGCAGCAGCCCCACCTTCGGACACCCCATCGCCATGGCACTGGTGGACGCCGCGCACGCCACCCTCGAAGCGTTCGAGGTCGAGGTGCGCGGCAAGGACCACCCCGCCACGCGCGTGCCACTGCCGTTCTACAAACGCTAAGCCGAACGCGGCATACCCCGCCTCCCGCGCACTGCGGCCCCCCCGCACACACCCCCCACCCCCGAAACCCGGAGAATACGACCATGACGAACACCCCCACCGAACTGAAGTACGCCGCCTCGCACGAATGGCTCGCCGCTGACGGGACCGTCGGCATCACCGACTTCGCGCAGGACCAGCTGGGCGACGTGGTGTACGTCGAACTGCCCGAAGTGGGCCGCGTCGTCACCGCCGGCGAGACCGTCGCCGTCGTCGAGAGCGTCAAGACCGCTTCTGACATCTACGCGCCCGCCAGCGGCACCATCGTCGCCGTGAACGACGAACTGACCGGCACGCCCGAACTCGTGAACAGCGGCCCCTACGAGGGCGGCTGGCTGTTCAAACTCGACGTGACCATTGAGGGCGACCTGATGGACGCCGCCGCGTACGAAGCCGCGAACAACTGACCCCCCAGCGGGCCGCGCGTTCCCGCAGCACCCCCTCCCCAGCCCTCCCCCCTGAAGGGGGAGGGAGCCCAGAGAGGCTCACACGTCTGCCTCCCTCCGCCTGACCGGGGGGAGGTCGGGAAGGGGTGAGCCGCAGCGCCGCCATGCCCCCCCGACGCCCCACCCCCAGGAGTACTCCATGACCCGTTCCCTGACTGATCTGCTTCAGACCGCTGATTTCCTCGACCGTCACGTCGGCCCGACCGAGGCCGAGCAGGCCGCCATGCTGGCGGAGCTGGGCGTGAGCAGCCTGGATGAGCTGAGCGACACGACCCTGCCCGAGAGCATCCGCTTCGAGGGTGACCTGAACGTGGGCGGCCCGGTCACGGAAGCGCAGGCGCTGGCCGACCTGAAGGCGGTCGCGGCGAAGAACCGGGTGTTCCGCAGTTACATCGGCATGGGGTACAGCGGGACGCACACGCCGGGCGTGATCCTGCGGAACATGCTGGAGAACCCCGGCTGGTACACCGCGTACACGCCGTACCAGGCCGAGATTTCGCAGGGTCGCCTGGAGATGCTGCTGAACTTCCAGCAGGCGATCATGGACCTGACCGCCATGCCCGTCTGCAACGCGTCGCTGCTGGACGAGGCGACCGCCGCCGCCGAGGCCATGACCCTCGCCAAGCGCGCGGGCAAGAGCAAGGGCAACACGCTGTACGTCGCGCAGGACGTGCATCCGCAGACCATCGACGTGATCCGCACCCGCGCGGAGTACTTCGGGTTCGAGATCGTCACCGGACCCGCCGACGCCGAACTGCCCGAAGGGACGTTCGCGGCACTCGTGCAGACGCCCGGCACGTACGGCGACCTGCACGACCTCTCCCCCATCGCCGAGCGTGTGCATGCCAGCGGCGGGCTGCTGATCGCCGCGACCGACCTGCTGGCCAGCGCCCTCGTGAAACCCGTGGGTGAGATGGGCGCGGACATCGTGATCGGCAGCGCGCAGCGGTTCGGCGTTCCGATGGGCTTCGGCGGGCCGCACGCGGCGTTCCTGGCGTGCCGCAGCGACTTCCAGCGCTCCATGCCCGGCCGCGTGATCGGCGTGAGCCGGGACGTGAAGGGTCGCCCCGCGCTGCGGATGGCGATGCAGACGCGCGAGCAGCACATCCGCCGCGAGAAGGCCACCAGCAACATCTGCACCGCGCAGGCCCTCCTGGCGAACATGGCCGCCGCCTATGCCGTCTACCACGGCCCCGAAGGCATCCGCACGATTGCCGAGCGCACGCACCGCCTGACGGGCATCCTGGCCGCCGCGCTGGGTGACGCGGGCCTGAACGTCAGCCGCCGCTTCTTCGACACCGTCACCTTCGACGGGGACAGCGCGGCCATCCGCTCCCGCGCCGAGGGCAAGGGCATCAACCTCCGCTACGAGGAGGGCCGCGTCAGCGTCAGCCTGGACGAGACGGTCACCGTGGCCGACCTCGCGGACATCATCGAGGTCATCACGGGCCGCGCCGCCGACGTGCTGGCGCTGGACGCGCAGGCCGTGGACGGCATTCCCGCCGACCTGAAGCGCACCTCGGACTACCTCTCGCACCCGGTGTTCAACACGCATCACAGCGAGCACGGCATGCTGCGCTACCTGAAGAGCCTGGAGAACAAGGATTACAGCCTCACGCACGGCATGATCCCGCTGGGCAGCTGCACCATGAAACTGAACGCCACCACCGAGATGATTCCCGTGACGTGGCCCGAGTTCGGCCAGCTGCACCCCTTCGCGCCCGCCGACCAGACCGAGGGTTACGCCGAGATGCTGACCGAACTGGAGGCGTGGCTGGCGGACATCACCGGGTACGACGCCGTGAGCCTCCAGCCGAACAGCGGCGCGCAGGGCGAGTACGCGGGCCTGCTGGTCATCCGCAAGTACCACGAGAGCCGGGGCGAGAGCCACCGCACCATCTGCCTGATTCCCGCCAGCGCGCACGGCACGAACCCTGCCAGCGCCGCCATGATGGGCATGCAGGTCGTCGTGGTGAAGACCGACGCGGACGGCAACATCGACATGGACGACCTGAAAGCCCAGGCCGAGAAGCACAGCGAGAACCTGGGCGCGCTGATGATCACGTACCCCAGCACGCACGGCGTGTACGAGGAACGCGTGACCGAAGCATGCGAACTGATCCACCAGCACGGCGGGCAGGTGTACCTGGACGGCGCGAACATGAACGCCCAGGTCGGCCTGACCAAACCCGGCCTGATCGGCAGCGACGTGTCTCACCTGAACCTGCACAAGACCTTCGCCATTCCCCACGGGGGCGGCGGCCCCGGCATGGGCCCCATCGGCGTCAAGGCGCACCTCGCCCCGTTCCTCCCCAACCACGCCGTGCGCCCCACCAGCGAGAGCAGC
The DNA window shown above is from Deinococcus sp. LM3 and carries:
- the gcvT gene encoding glycine cleavage system aminomethyltransferase GcvT, with amino-acid sequence MNQSPTEPLKRTPLHAAHLRAGARMVPFGGWDMPVQYAGVKAEHDAVRTKAGVFDVSHMGEFRVQGSGALAFLQHVTTNDVSKLKPGRAQYNWLPGVSGGLVDDIYIYMVAPDEYLTVVNASNIAKDWAHLQRHAEGFDVTLTDESDRWGLLAAQGPQTESLLQPHTDTDLSSKKKNAFFPAKLFGFDVMLARTGYTGEDGFEVFTDASEAETIWDKLLAIGLTPAGLGARDTLRLEAGFPLYGHEFSDTIHPLSSTYSWVVKDKTHVGHEHIRTAPTQTLIGLKLERVPVREGYPVKVGGEIVGHVTSGSSSPTFGHPIAMALVDAAHATLEAFEVEVRGKDHPATRVPLPFYKR
- the gcvH gene encoding glycine cleavage system protein GcvH translates to MTNTPTELKYAASHEWLAADGTVGITDFAQDQLGDVVYVELPEVGRVVTAGETVAVVESVKTASDIYAPASGTIVAVNDELTGTPELVNSGPYEGGWLFKLDVTIEGDLMDAAAYEAANN
- the gcvP gene encoding aminomethyl-transferring glycine dehydrogenase — its product is MTRSLTDLLQTADFLDRHVGPTEAEQAAMLAELGVSSLDELSDTTLPESIRFEGDLNVGGPVTEAQALADLKAVAAKNRVFRSYIGMGYSGTHTPGVILRNMLENPGWYTAYTPYQAEISQGRLEMLLNFQQAIMDLTAMPVCNASLLDEATAAAEAMTLAKRAGKSKGNTLYVAQDVHPQTIDVIRTRAEYFGFEIVTGPADAELPEGTFAALVQTPGTYGDLHDLSPIAERVHASGGLLIAATDLLASALVKPVGEMGADIVIGSAQRFGVPMGFGGPHAAFLACRSDFQRSMPGRVIGVSRDVKGRPALRMAMQTREQHIRREKATSNICTAQALLANMAAAYAVYHGPEGIRTIAERTHRLTGILAAALGDAGLNVSRRFFDTVTFDGDSAAIRSRAEGKGINLRYEEGRVSVSLDETVTVADLADIIEVITGRAADVLALDAQAVDGIPADLKRTSDYLSHPVFNTHHSEHGMLRYLKSLENKDYSLTHGMIPLGSCTMKLNATTEMIPVTWPEFGQLHPFAPADQTEGYAEMLTELEAWLADITGYDAVSLQPNSGAQGEYAGLLVIRKYHESRGESHRTICLIPASAHGTNPASAAMMGMQVVVVKTDADGNIDMDDLKAQAEKHSENLGALMITYPSTHGVYEERVTEACELIHQHGGQVYLDGANMNAQVGLTKPGLIGSDVSHLNLHKTFAIPHGGGGPGMGPIGVKAHLAPFLPNHAVRPTSESSTGAVSAAPYGSASILPISYLYIRLLGARGLKVATQVALLNANYIAHHLKGAFPVLYTGRNDRVAHECIIDLRPLKAESGITEEDVAKRLMDYGFHAPTMSFPVPGTLMIEPTESEPKAELDRFIQAMLGIRREIQDVQDELITAADSPLKHAPHTQADLIDMDWNRAYSRETAAYPTSTQKQWKYWPSVNRVDNVYGDRNFVCSCPPVEDYIEA